Proteins found in one Zea mays cultivar B73 chromosome 1, Zm-B73-REFERENCE-NAM-5.0, whole genome shotgun sequence genomic segment:
- the LOC100281619 gene encoding peptide transporter PTR2 has protein sequence MSPPPPGGSNGRRHQQQRQEAVSSMESGGGASGAATKRFTWKGPVIVLVFELLESIAFSGVALNLVVYLATVLHGSTAFNAAHVDTWNGTTFIVPVIGAFLADSYWGKYRTILASIVFYLVGLVLLTVSAAIPSLRPATACQMGESCAPATKTQFSVFFAALYLTSIGTGGVKSALLPFGAEQYDDDAGRPERKQAFFSWFFAAINLGIFVAGTLVSWLEQNVSWALGFGIGTACLFVAALAFAAGTPCYRVQMPTGSPLKDIIRVFVAAFRKRDVRMERDEGAAVLLHEDEAEDEDEDGDSAGQQQRLARTKGLRCLDKAAAIIVMDGDKERESEWSLCTVSEVEGVKILVRMLPIWMTCVLYAASLGQMTTTFIQQGMAMDTRLGGRFKVPVASLVSVEVVFMLLWVALHDAAIIPAARRLTGRPGGLTQLQRMGVGRFLVVLALGTAALVERRRLRAIHGGSGPMSIVWQVPQFVLVAGSDVFCGIAQLEFFYGEAPAAMRSICSAFSFLALSLGFYVNSLVVTLVAAVTKRPGWLATDLDTGHLDYYFWLWTIISVANLLLYMVLAARYTPKQVAAAVVEPMRPSNSGGSDE, from the exons ATGTCTCCGCCTCCCCCTGGCGGCTCCAATGGCCGCCGCCACCAGCAGCAGCGGCAGGAGGCGGTTTCGTCCATGGAATCCGGCGGCGGCGCGTCGGGGGCGGCGACCAAGCGCTTCACCTGGAAGGGCCCGGTAATCGTCCTAG TCTTCGAGCTGCTGGAGAGCATCGCGTTCTCGGGCGTGGCTCTCAACCTGGTGGTGTACCTGGCCACGGTGCTGCACGGGAGCACCGCCTTCAACGCCGCCCACGTCGACACCTGGAACGGCACCACCTTCATCGTCCCTGTCATCGGCGCCTTCCTCGCCGACAGCTACTGGGGCAAGTACAGgaccatcctcgcctccatcgtcTTCTACCTCGTG GGCCTGGTGCTCCTCACCGTGTCCGCCGCGATCCCGTCGCTGCGGCCTGCCACGGCGTGCCAGATGGGGGAGTCGTGCGCGCCGGCGACCAAGACGCAGTTCTCCGTCTTCTTCGCCGCGCTCTACCTCACCTCCATCGGCACGGGAGGGGTCAAGTCCGCGCTGCTCCCCTTCGGCGCCGAGCAGTACGACGACGACGCGGGCCGGCCGGAGCGGAAGCAGGCCTTTTTCAGCTGGTTCTTCGCCGCCATCAACCTGGGCATCTTCGTCGCCGGCACGCTCGTGTCGTGGCTGGAGCAGAACGTGTCGTGGGCGCTCGGCTTCGGCATCGGCACGGCCTGCCTGTTCGTGGCCGCGCTCGCCTTCGCGGCGGGTACGCCCTGCTACAGGGTGCAGATGCCGACGGGCAGCCCACTCAAGGACATCATCAGGGTGTTCGTCGCCGCCTTCAGGAAGCGCGACGTCAGGATGGAACGGGACGAGGGCGCGGCGGTGCTGCTGCACGAAGACGAAGCCGAAGACGAAGACGAAGACGGCGATAGCGCTGGACAGCAGCAGCGACTGGCGCGCACCAAGGGTCTGCGGTGCCTTGACAAGGCCGCGGCGATCATCGTCATGGACGGAGACAAGGAGCGGGAGAGCGAATGGTCTCTGTGCACGGTGAGCGAGGTGGAGGGCGTCAAGATCCTGGTGCGGATGCTTCCCATCTGGATGACGTGCGTGCTGTACGCGGCGTCGCTGGGGCAGATGACCACCACCTTCATCCAGCAGGGGATGGCCATGGACACGCGGCTGGGCGGCCGGTTCAAGGTGCCCGTGGCATCGTTGGTGTCCGTGGAGGTGGTGTTCATGCTCCTGTGGGTGGCGCTGCACGACGCCGCCATCATCCCGGCGGCCCGGCGGCTGACGGGGCGCCCCGGTGGGCTGACGCAGCTGCAGCGCATGGGCGTGGGGCGGTTCCTGGTGGTGCTGGCCCTGGGGACGGCCGCGCTTGTCGAGAGGCGCCGGCTCCGCGCCATCCACGGCGGGAGCGGCCCGATGAGCATCGTGTGGCAGGTGCCGCAGTTCGTGCTGGTGGCGGGCTCCGACGTTTTCTGCGGCATCGCGCAGCTGGAGTTCTTCTACGGGGAGGCCCCCGCCGCGATGCGCAGCATCTGCTCGGCCTTCTCCTTCCTGGCGCTGTCGCTGGGGTTCTACGTCAACTCGCTGGTGGTGACGCTGGTGGCGGCCGTGACGAAGCGGCCCGGGTGGCTGGCGACGGACCTCGACACCGGCCACCTGGACTACTACTTCTGGCTCTGGACCATCATCAGCGTCGCCAACCTGCTGCTCTACATGGTGCTCGCCGCCCGGTACACGCCCAAGCAGGTCGCCGCTGCCGTGGTGGAGCCGATGCGTCCCAGCAACAGTGGCGGCAGCGACGAATGA